Sequence from the Nocardia cyriacigeorgica GUH-2 genome:
GGCAGCGGACCATGCGCTTGTCACAGGGGCACGACATACTGATTGGGCCACCCGAGCAAAGGCGCCCGTGGGCACTGACATACGAGCGCATCGCGGACCGGCCCGAACTGTGACTGCTGACACGATTCGGGACGGTGTGGAGGGTGTATCCGGTAGGCGCGGCGTTCGTCGCAGGATCGTCCTGTCCGGATCATGAAGGAGCCCAATCCTTATGCCCGCCGACCGACACTCTCCCGCCCCCGACGAGCGATTGCTGTCCGCGCTGCGCCGCTACATTCGAGCCAGGGGTGCCGGTTACCTCGATGATCCGAATATCACCTCGATCGGTGTCGGCTACAAGATCACCGATGGTGAGCGGACCGATACGGTGTCGTTGCAGTTCACCGTGGGCAGGAAGGTCGCGCTCGAGCGGTTGGAGTCGTTGGGCACGACCGCGATTCCGGAATCGATCGCGGTAGACGAGTTCGACGTGCCGACCGATGTGCTCGAGCGCCGGTACGAACCGTCGTATCGCGTGGTCACCGAGGCCAGCCCGCCGGAGACGAAGGTGCGGCGTGATCCGGTCGTGCCGGGTATCAGCGTTGCCAATATCAACGAGACCGCGGGCACTCTCGGGTGCATCGTCTACGACGCCACCGACGGCACCCCGCTGGTGCTGAGCAATTGGCACGTCCTGCACGGCCCCCGGGGCGCGATCGGCGATGTGGTCGTCCAGCCCGGCCCGCACGACGACAACCGGACCGACCGCAACCGCCTCGGCGTGCTCACCCGCTCGCACCTCGGCATCGCCGGTGACTGTGCCGTCGCCACGATCGAGGACCGCCGGTTCGACACCGGCATCCTCGGCATCGATGTCACCCCCACCGAACTCGGTGACCCGGAACTCGGCGATACCGTGATCAAGAGCGGGCGCACCACCTCGGTCACCCACGGTGTGGTGCGGCGGGTCGACGTCATCGTCAAGATCAATTATGGCGCCGCCGGCGAACAACGGATCGGCTGTTTCGAAATCGGCCCGGATTCCGCGCATCCCGCGCCCGGCGAGGAGATCAGCCGCGGCGGCGACTCCGGGGCGGTCTGGCTGTTCACCGCCGACGGCAAGCCCGGCACCGTGCTGGCCGGACTGCATTTCGGCGGCGAAACCGATTCCAGCCCGGACGAACACGCCCTGGCGTGCCTGCCGCGATCGGTCTTCGAAAAGCTCGAGATCAACCTCACTCCCCCGGCCACGGCCCAGACCACTGCCCCGGCCGGCTATGACGTGGACTTCCTCGGCGTCGGTGTCGATCTGCCTGCCATCGATCCCGGTCTCGCCGACGACACGTTCAGCCTCGACGGCTCCACCACCATCGCCTACACCCACTTCTCCCTCGCGCTCAGCACCTCGCGGCGCTTCCCCCGCTGGGTCGCGTGGAACATCGACGGCGGCGACATCAAGAAACTGGGCCGCAAGGGCCTCGAGTTCGTCCTGGACCCCCGGATCCCGGCCGAGTTCCAGGTCGGCAACGAACTCTACCGCGACAACCGGATCGACCGCGGACACATCGCTCGACGCGCCGACCTGCTCTGGGGCCCACAACCCGAAGCCGAACAGGCCAACAAGGATTCGTTCTACTACACCAACATCGCCCCGCAGATGGACGACTTCAACCAGAGCAGCCGCGACGGCGTCTGGGGGCGGATCGAGGACGCCGTCTTCGCCGACGCCGATGTCGACAACCTGCGCGTCAGCCTCATCGCCGGCCCAGTCTTCCGCGACGACGACCGCACCTACCGCGGCGTCCGGATCCCCCGCGAGTACTTCAAGATCGTCGTCTACCTGGACAAGGGCGTACTGCAGAGCCGGGCATTCCTGCTCACCCAGAACCTCGACCAACTCGAAGCCCTCGACCTCGACGAGTTCCGCACCTATCAGGTCACGGTCCCGGAGATCGAGAAACGCACCGGGCTTCGCTTCCCCGAAGCCGTCCACAATGCCGACACCGCGACGACCGAGTCGACCGGACGAACTGCGCCCCTCGACTCGGTCGAGGACATTCGCTGGTAACCCGCGCCTACGGCACGCTCACCGCACGGCGAGGGCGATGAACTGTGTCGGTGCGTCCATCCCCGGGGTCGCACCGAAGTTGTCGTCGGCGACCAGAATGAGGGTGCGTTCACCGGAGGGCAGCTTCGGCCCCCAGGTCATGCCTTCCACGATGCCGAGGCGCGTGAGACCGAGCCGGCCCAGGTCGGCGACCAGACGTTTGCGGGCCGGCTGGAGATCCGGTTTCGAGGTGAGCGCATCGAGGCCGCTGGTATCGGTGGCGCCGCGCAGGTCGGCCTCGAAGATCTTGATGGTGACCCCGGCGGACGACACCCCGCGCTCGAGAACCAGATACCGATCGGGGTTCTGGCTGCCTGCGGTCAGGATCGCCGAGACGCTGTTGATCCCGGGTCCCGCACCGGCCATCGGGTCGACCGGGTAGGCGACTTGAGTATCGACCCGCCCCTTCCGGTCCTGCACGGTCAACCGCACCAGCGCGCCGTGGTCCGGGGTGGGCTCCGGGCCGTCCTGCGCCAGCGGCCCTTCCAGGATGCTCGCGACGCGGCTGCCGCCCGCACTGAAAGTGAAGGCCTCGATACCTTGATTGGCGCGCGGCCCGCTGCCGTTCTCGTCGACGTGATAGTTGGCGGGCAGCTCGAGGTGACCGGCTGCGCTGCCGTCGGGGGTTGCGCGCCGGATCGAGGGATCGGTCACCAGGTGCGGCGGTGTCCGGTCACCTTCCTGACTCCACCAGATATCCGCGCCGTGCGGGTCGACGCGGATGTCCTCGGGATCTACCGGCGCGAGCTGATCGCAGGTCGCCCGCGATTGCGTGCACGGCTGCGCGGCCCACTGTTCTGCCGACGGATAGGTGCTGCCGTCGGCGCGTCGCAGGCTGTGCTGCCCGGTGAGGCGGACCTCGCCAAGGCCGGTCTCGGTCACCGCGATGTCGGCGGTGTAGAAGCGGGCCGGGTTGATCGCCGACCGGTCATCGGATATCAGCACGTAGGAGCCGGTGCGAGGGTCCCGATCGATACCGGAGAGGCCACCCACCGTGGTGCCCGCGTACTGAAGACCGGTGGGAAGCAGCTGCTCGCCGATCAGCCGGACGCCGTCGTCGGCCGCGGCGGACGCGGGCTGAACGGAGGCGAGCAGCGCCGCCGCGATGGTCGCGGTGATGTATCTGCCAATCATGAGTGGCATCGAAGCCTGGCACGGCCCGCAGGTTGCGGGGTGATCCCGCCTGATGGGAGACCACACCGGAAACCGGATGAATGCGCGCCACCGCTAGCTGAAAACGTAATCCTCCAACGGGAAGTGCCCACTGCGCCATGCGGCCTCCAGGGTCGACGCGGGCCGCAGCGGCACGTCGCCGTGTTTGTCGAAGTAGTAGCGGTTGGCGGTGGCGCAGCTGTCCTGCCAGAACACCTGGCCGCCGCGGCGAGCGAGCACTTCGCGGAAATAGCGGTCGTTGGCTTCCTCGGTGATTTCGATGCGGGCAGCGGCGGTGGCGCGGGCGTGGTGCAGGCAGCGGCCATCGCGGCACAACTCGGCACGATGTTCCTGCCGCCGGAACTCATCGGCGAACCCTAGGCCGCCATGCCGATCGTGGATTGACCACCGCTGCGGACAGCACCCGTCCACGGTAAGGTTCCCGGTGGACACGCCGACATCTTATGCGTGACAGGGGAATTGGGCCGATGCCGCGACTCGGCCGGGAGGGGCAAGGGTGCTGTGGTGGTCGACATTCCCGCGGACATCCCCAGCGAACTCGAGCCCATCGCCAAGGAAATACACCGGATCCACGAGAGCGCGGTCTGGAATAGCCAGGGGCATTTCGAGCAGATGAAGCTCTGGCGGGCGATGAACATGGTGCTCGGTGTGCCGGCCTCAGTGCTGGCCGCCATCGCCGGTGGCACCGGCCTGGCCGCGACGCAAGCCACCAGCGTCCCCGGCATTCTCGCCTTGACGGCCGCCGGATTCGGTGCCGCGCTCACGACCCTGAACCCGTCCCGCCGGGCGGAGCTGGCGCATGCGTCCGCGACCGCCTACCTCGAAATCCAGACCGCGGCCCGGCAACTGCTGACCGTCCGATTGGCGCGGCTGGGGTTCGAGGAGGCCGATGAAGAGCTGCGCGCGTTGACCAGCCGCCGCGATGCCGTGAACAAGTCTGCCGATGCGATCAACAGCTATTCGTACCGCCGGGCACGACGCAACACCTCGGGGATGGGCGTTCAGGAATTCGAGATCGACAAGGTCGCCTGAACAGCGCCTTCGTCGGTAGTTCACAGGCACGGCGCAGCCTCCGACGGTCTCGCCGATGCCGGCTGCCCGCGCCAACGGCAAACGCCCGCAACGAAACCGGCCTCGCCCATACCTCGTGGGCGAATTCCGCCGCCAGGCTATTGCATTACCCGATCCGAGTGGTACGTTGACCTACGAGACATAAGTTACCCGTCAGTAACATAGGTGCAGTTGCGGCTGGTGGCTGCTGGATTGGGGGAAGGTCATGAGCACAGCGACGGTCACACTGGGGCTCATCGGCGTCACGATCACGATTTTCTGCTGGGCCACCTTGGCCGTGGGGCTGAGCCGGATGCTGCGGCTGTTCGGTACCGGCCAACCCGACCGCACACGGCTGCGACCGGTGCTGCCCCGGCTGAAAACCGTTGCGGTCGAAGTCGCCGCGCATACGCGGATGAACAAGTTCCGGACCGTCGGCTGGGCGCACTGGCTGGTGATGGCCGGATTCCTGCTCGGGATGGTCTTCTACTTCGAGTCCTACGGGCAGACCTTCGATCCCGAGCTTCGCTGGCCGATCATCGGCGACACCGCCGGCTATCACCTGCTCGAAGAGATCCTCGGCTTCGGCACGATCATCGGCATCGTGGCGCTCATCGCCATCCGGCAGCTCAACCATCCGCGGCGACCCGAGCGCCTGTCCCGGTTCGGTGGGTCGAATTTCCTTGCCGCATATCTCATCGAGACCATCGTGCTCATCCACGGCATCGGCGATGTGCTGGTCAAGGCAGGCAAAATCGCCACCTACGGCGGCGGGCACCTGTCGACAGACCCGTTCACCATGCAGATCGCCCGGGTGCTGCCCGCCAGTCCGCTGATGATTTCGGTGCTCGCTTTCATCAAGATGCTCGCGGGCGCTGCGTTCCTCTATCTGATCGGCCGCAAACTCACCTGGGGTGTTGCGTGGCATCGGATTTCGGCGTTCTTCAACATCTATTTCAAGCGTGAGGACGATGGTGGTGTCGCCCTGGGTGCGGCGAAGCCGATGATGTCGAAGGGCAAGGCCCTGGACATGGAGAATGTGGATCCGGATACCGACACGTTGGGTGCGGGTCGGATCGAGGACTTCTCGTGGAAGGGTTGGCTGGATTTCACCACGTGCACCGAGTGTGGTCGTTGCCAGTCGCAGTGCCCGGCCTGGAACACCGGCAAGCCGCTGTCGCCGAAGTTGTTGATCATGTCGTTGCGTGATCACGGGTTCGCCAAGGCGCCGTACCTGCTGGCCGGTGGCCGCAAGGACATGGGCGGTGACGAGGTCGGCCTGGTCGACGCCGACGGCAACCCGGACGAGGCCGCGCTGGCCAAGATCTCCGAGACCGCGCGTGCGGAGGCGCAGCGGCCACTGGTCGGTGGCGAGGATGTCAGCGGCATCATCGACCCGGAGGTGCTGTGGTCGTGCACGACCTGTGGTGCGTGTGTGGAGCAGTGCCCGGTCGATATCGAGCATGTCGATCACATCATCGATATGCGCCGCTACCAGGTGCTGATCGAGTCGGAGTTCCCCTCCGAGCTCGCGGGGTTGTTCAAGAACCTGGAGAACAAGGGCAACCCGTGGGGCCAGAACGCCAAGGACCGGCTCAACTGGATCAACGAACTCGACTTCGACATCCCGGTCTTCGGTCAAGACGCCGACAGCTTCGACGGCTACGACTACCTGTTCTGGGTCGGCTGCGCCGGCGCCTACGAAGACCGCGCCAAGAAGACCACCAAGGCCGTGGCCGAACTGCTGGCCACCGCCGGGGTGAAGTTCATGGTGCTGGGTCAGGAAGAGACCTGCACCGGCGACTCCGCCCGCCGTGCGGGTAACGAGTTCCTGTTCCAGCAGCTCGCCGCGCAGAACATCGAACTGCTGGACTCGGTATTCGAGGGTGTGGAGCAGAAGCGCAAGAAAATCGTGGTCACTTGTGCGCACTGCTTCAACGCGCTCAACAACGAGTACCCGCAGGTCGGTGGCAGCTACGAGGTGGTGCACCACACCCAGCTACTCAACCGGCTGCTGCGCACCAAGCAGTTGGTGCCGGTGGCGTCGGTGTCGCAGAACGTCACCTACCACGACCCCTGCTACCTCGGTCGCCACAACAAGGTCTACAACGCACCCCGTGAGCTGATGGAGGCCTCCGGGTCGAACCTGGTCGAAATGCCCCGCCACGGCGAACGGTCGATGTGCTGTGGTGCCGGTGGTGCCCGCATGTGGATGGAAGAACAACTCGGCAAACGCATCAACATCGACCGCGTGGACGAGGCGTTGACCACCAACCCGGCCAAGATCGCCACCGGCTGCCCGTTCTGCCGCGTCATGCTCACCGACGGCGTCACCGCACGTCAGGAAGACGGCAAGGGCGAAGGGGTCGAGGTCGTCGACGTCGCCCAACTCATGCTCGACGCCATCGAACGGGTCGAACCGTCGAAGCTGACCGAGAACCTGACCGTCATCCAGGAACCCAAGGCCGAACCCGAACCCGAATCTCAGCCCGAGCCCGAGGCTGAGCCGGAGCCGGTGGCCGAGGCCACGCCCGCGGCGGCGAAGGCCGCTCCGGCCGGTGGTGGGCTGGCCATGAAGGGCCCCGCCAAGGCACCCGGCAAGGGCCTGGGCATGAAGGGCGCCGCCAAGGCACCCGGCGCCAAGGCATCGGCTCCGGCCGAGACCGAAGCCGCTGCGGCCCCCGCCAAGGGACTCGGCATGAAGGGCGCGGCCAAGGCACCCGGCGGCAAGGGACTTGCCATGAAGGGCGCCGCGAAGGCGGCGGCTCCTGCGGAGGCGGCGCCGGCAGCCGAAGCACCGGGCGAAACCGCTGCGGCAAGCACCGAAACCGCCTCGGCCCCTGCCGGATCCATGCCGACCGTCGCTCCCAAGGGTCTCGCCGTGAAGTCCGGCTTCAAGCGCCCCGGACCCAAGGCCCCCGGCGCCAAGGCACCGGCGGCCGCTTCCGCCGAGTCGGCGCCGGCCGATGCGGCACCGGCTTCGTCCGAATCCGCTTCGGCCCCGGCTGAATCCGCGCCGGCCCAAGCGGACACGGCCTCCGCGGCCACCGCGACCAAATCCACCGAGTCGGAGACCCAGGCCCCCACCGACGGCAACGGCGCCACGCCGGCCCCGCTGCCCACCGCCAAGCCGGGCGGTCTCGGCTTCAAGACCGGCGCCAAGGCACCCGGTGGCAGAAGTCTGGCGGGCTGACCGGCGGTTATCCCTCAGATCCGGGCGCGGGCGCGTCTTGGGGTGCCGCGCACAGGAGTGGGAATGCCGCGGTCCAGGCGGCGAGCACGCGGTCCTCGCGGGCGGAGTCGGCGCGCAGGATGCTGGTGAGGGCTTGGCCGCGGAGCAGTTCGATCAGGGCCTCGAAGGCGACGGAGAATCCTGGCTGCGAGGCGAGTTCGGGGCCGAAGGCCTCGGCGCCGAGGATGCGCAGCTCCTTGCCGACCTGACGTTCGTAGGGAGCCAGGACTTCGCGGAGGTTGTCGTCGGTGCGTGCGGCCATCCACAGTTCGTAGCCGGCAAGGTACAGCGGGCCGGACATGGCGCTGCGCAGGACCGAGATCGCGAACCGTACGCGGTCCTCGGTCGGGTCGCCTTGTGCGAGAGCGGCGCGGATGTCGCGGGCCTGCTGTTCGGCCACGCGCTGTACGGCCGCCACGAACATGTCGGCCTTGCTCGGGAAGTGGTGCAGCAGCGCGCCGCGCGATACCCCGGCGCGGTCCTGAACGCGCAGGGTGGTGGTGCCGGCGTAGCCGAACTCGACGAGACACTGCACCGTCGCCTCGGTCAGGCGGCGGCGCATCTCGATCGGATCGATCTTCCGGCTCGTCACCACTGCACCTCGTTGTCGTTTCCGCCCGGCCCGGCGATGATGCCGGGCCAGGCGGATCATCTTGTCACGAGGCAGCCGGCCACCAGATGACGGCCACGGTGGTGCTGCCCGCGCTCAGCCGACCAGCCCGCCGCTGCAGGCGAGCACCTCGCCGGTCACATAATCCGATTCGGGCAGGCACAGCAGATAGACCGCGCCGGCCGCTTCGCCGGGTGTGCCGAGCCGGCCCAGCGGGGCCATGTGCTGGGCGGCCTGCAGGATCATCGGGTTCACCCCGACCTTGATCTCGCGGCCCTGGATGTCGATGGTCGCGTCGCCGTCGGCCGCGGACTCGGTGAGCCGGGTCTTGATCAGTCCGAAGGCGACCGCGTTCACCGTCACCCGGTAGCGGCCCCACTCCTTGGCCATCGCCTTCGTCAGGCCGAGGATGCCCGCCTTGCCCGCGGAATAGTTGGCCTGGCCGGCATTGCCGTAGAGCCCCGCGAGCGAGGAAATATTGACCACCTTGCGGGTGACCGGAGTCCCCGCTTCCTTCTCCCGCTTGGCGGCGGCGCTGATCACCGGCTGGGCCGCGCGCAGAATCTGGAAGGGCGCCTTCAGATGGACGTCGAGGATGGCGTCCCATTGCTCGTCGCTCATCTTCTGCACCACACCATCCCAGGTGTAGCCGGCGTTGTTGACGATGATGTCGAGCCCGCCGAACTGCTCGACGGCGGTGTCGACGAAACGCTGCGCGAAGCCTTCCTCGGTGACGCTGCCCGGGCAGGCGACGGCCGCACCGCCCGCGCCGACGATGTCGTCGACGACGGCGGCAGCCGCAGCGGGATCCAGGTCGTTGATCACGACCTGCGCGCCCTGGCTTGCGAGCTTGTGGGCGATCGCCGCGCCGATGCCGCGGCCGGAGCCGCTGACGATCGCCGTCTTTCCGGCGAGAGTGCTCATGACTGGGTGGACCTTTCGGGTGCATCCTCGGGGTTGCCGAGGTCGGTGAAGGAGCCGTGTCGTCCGGCACCGCCGGCGAAGCGGGTAGCGCCGGCGAGTGTGTCGGTGGAGATGGAGACGACACCGTGCTCGTATTCATTGGCCAGCGCCTCGGTCTCGCCGAGACCTTCCTGTTCCAGCGCGGACAGCCGGTCCTGGCGCATGCAGGTCTGTGGGAAGGCGGCGAGCTGTTCGGCCAACTGCACCGCGGTGGCCAGCGACCGGCCTGCCGGGGCGACGCGGTTGACCAGGCCCATGCCCTGCGCCTCGTGCGCGCTCACGGGTCGGCCGGTCAGGATCAGATCCATCGCATGTCCGAGGCCGATCACCCGTGGCAGCCGGACGGTGCCGCCGTCGATCAGCGGCACGCCCCACCGGCGGCAGAACACGCCGAGCACCGTGTTCTCGTCGGCGACGCGCAGGTCGGCCCACAGCGCCAGCTCCAGTCCGCCCGCGACCGCGTGCCCGCTCAGCGCCGCGATCACCGGTTTCGACAGACGCATCCGCGACACCCCCATCGGGGCGTCCCCGTCGGAGGCGAAGCGGTTGGGGTCACCGGCGGCGACCGCCTTCAGATCGGCTCCGGCGCAAAATGTTCCGCCTTCACCGGTCAGGATCGCCACGGCGGCGTCGGGGTCGCGGTCGAACTCGCGGAACGCCGCTGCCAGGTCCTCGGCGGTGGCCCTGTTGACCGCATTGCGGACCTCGGGACGGTTGATGCTGACGATCGTGACCGGCCCCTTCTTGCGCACCAGCACCCGGTCGGTACTGCTCGAATCCACAGTCATCAGAGCGACCTCGCAATGATTTCTTTCATGATCTCGTTCGTCCCGCCGTAGATCCGTTGCGCGCGGGCGTTGGCGAACATCTCGGCGATCGGGTATTCGCGCATGTAGCCGTAGCCGCCGAACAGCTGCAGGCACCGATCCACCACCTGGCATTGGACGTCGGTGGCCCAGTATTTGGCCATGGAGGCCGTGGCGACGTCCAGCGTGCCCGCGTTGTGACGCACCACGCAGTCGTCGACGAACACCCGGGCGACCCGCGCCAAGGTCGCACATTCGGCGAGTTCGAACTTGATGTGCTGCTTGCTGAACAGTGGTTTGCCGAACGCCTCGCGTTCCTTCGTGTACGCCAGGGCCAGTTCGACCGCGCATTCGGTGGCCACCACGGCGCCCAGCGCGAGCAGCAGCCGCTCCTGCGGAAGCTGGTTCATCAGCTGGATGAATCCTTGGCCTTCCACACCACCGAGCAGATTCGCCGCCGGCACTCGCGCGTCGTCGAAGAACAGTTCGGCGGTGTCGCCGCTGTGCTGTCCGAGTTTGTCCAACACCCGCCCGCGCCGGAAGCCCGGACAATCGGCAG
This genomic interval carries:
- a CDS encoding DNA/RNA non-specific endonuclease, whose translation is MPADRHSPAPDERLLSALRRYIRARGAGYLDDPNITSIGVGYKITDGERTDTVSLQFTVGRKVALERLESLGTTAIPESIAVDEFDVPTDVLERRYEPSYRVVTEASPPETKVRRDPVVPGISVANINETAGTLGCIVYDATDGTPLVLSNWHVLHGPRGAIGDVVVQPGPHDDNRTDRNRLGVLTRSHLGIAGDCAVATIEDRRFDTGILGIDVTPTELGDPELGDTVIKSGRTTSVTHGVVRRVDVIVKINYGAAGEQRIGCFEIGPDSAHPAPGEEISRGGDSGAVWLFTADGKPGTVLAGLHFGGETDSSPDEHALACLPRSVFEKLEINLTPPATAQTTAPAGYDVDFLGVGVDLPAIDPGLADDTFSLDGSTTIAYTHFSLALSTSRRFPRWVAWNIDGGDIKKLGRKGLEFVLDPRIPAEFQVGNELYRDNRIDRGHIARRADLLWGPQPEAEQANKDSFYYTNIAPQMDDFNQSSRDGVWGRIEDAVFADADVDNLRVSLIAGPVFRDDDRTYRGVRIPREYFKIVVYLDKGVLQSRAFLLTQNLDQLEALDLDEFRTYQVTVPEIEKRTGLRFPEAVHNADTATTESTGRTAPLDSVEDIRW
- a CDS encoding esterase-like activity of phytase family protein — protein: MIGRYITATIAAALLASVQPASAAADDGVRLIGEQLLPTGLQYAGTTVGGLSGIDRDPRTGSYVLISDDRSAINPARFYTADIAVTETGLGEVRLTGQHSLRRADGSTYPSAEQWAAQPCTQSRATCDQLAPVDPEDIRVDPHGADIWWSQEGDRTPPHLVTDPSIRRATPDGSAAGHLELPANYHVDENGSGPRANQGIEAFTFSAGGSRVASILEGPLAQDGPEPTPDHGALVRLTVQDRKGRVDTQVAYPVDPMAGAGPGINSVSAILTAGSQNPDRYLVLERGVSSAGVTIKIFEADLRGATDTSGLDALTSKPDLQPARKRLVADLGRLGLTRLGIVEGMTWGPKLPSGERTLILVADDNFGATPGMDAPTQFIALAVR
- a CDS encoding SLATT domain-containing protein; amino-acid sequence: MVDIPADIPSELEPIAKEIHRIHESAVWNSQGHFEQMKLWRAMNMVLGVPASVLAAIAGGTGLAATQATSVPGILALTAAGFGAALTTLNPSRRAELAHASATAYLEIQTAARQLLTVRLARLGFEEADEELRALTSRRDAVNKSADAINSYSYRRARRNTSGMGVQEFEIDKVA
- a CDS encoding (Fe-S)-binding protein, yielding MSTATVTLGLIGVTITIFCWATLAVGLSRMLRLFGTGQPDRTRLRPVLPRLKTVAVEVAAHTRMNKFRTVGWAHWLVMAGFLLGMVFYFESYGQTFDPELRWPIIGDTAGYHLLEEILGFGTIIGIVALIAIRQLNHPRRPERLSRFGGSNFLAAYLIETIVLIHGIGDVLVKAGKIATYGGGHLSTDPFTMQIARVLPASPLMISVLAFIKMLAGAAFLYLIGRKLTWGVAWHRISAFFNIYFKREDDGGVALGAAKPMMSKGKALDMENVDPDTDTLGAGRIEDFSWKGWLDFTTCTECGRCQSQCPAWNTGKPLSPKLLIMSLRDHGFAKAPYLLAGGRKDMGGDEVGLVDADGNPDEAALAKISETARAEAQRPLVGGEDVSGIIDPEVLWSCTTCGACVEQCPVDIEHVDHIIDMRRYQVLIESEFPSELAGLFKNLENKGNPWGQNAKDRLNWINELDFDIPVFGQDADSFDGYDYLFWVGCAGAYEDRAKKTTKAVAELLATAGVKFMVLGQEETCTGDSARRAGNEFLFQQLAAQNIELLDSVFEGVEQKRKKIVVTCAHCFNALNNEYPQVGGSYEVVHHTQLLNRLLRTKQLVPVASVSQNVTYHDPCYLGRHNKVYNAPRELMEASGSNLVEMPRHGERSMCCGAGGARMWMEEQLGKRINIDRVDEALTTNPAKIATGCPFCRVMLTDGVTARQEDGKGEGVEVVDVAQLMLDAIERVEPSKLTENLTVIQEPKAEPEPESQPEPEAEPEPVAEATPAAAKAAPAGGGLAMKGPAKAPGKGLGMKGAAKAPGAKASAPAETEAAAAPAKGLGMKGAAKAPGGKGLAMKGAAKAAAPAEAAPAAEAPGETAAASTETASAPAGSMPTVAPKGLAVKSGFKRPGPKAPGAKAPAAASAESAPADAAPASSESASAPAESAPAQADTASAATATKSTESETQAPTDGNGATPAPLPTAKPGGLGFKTGAKAPGGRSLAG
- a CDS encoding TetR/AcrR family transcriptional regulator; amino-acid sequence: MTSRKIDPIEMRRRLTEATVQCLVEFGYAGTTTLRVQDRAGVSRGALLHHFPSKADMFVAAVQRVAEQQARDIRAALAQGDPTEDRVRFAISVLRSAMSGPLYLAGYELWMAARTDDNLREVLAPYERQVGKELRILGAEAFGPELASQPGFSVAFEALIELLRGQALTSILRADSAREDRVLAAWTAAFPLLCAAPQDAPAPGSEG
- a CDS encoding SDR family NAD(P)-dependent oxidoreductase, which codes for MSTLAGKTAIVSGSGRGIGAAIAHKLASQGAQVVINDLDPAAAAAVVDDIVGAGGAAVACPGSVTEEGFAQRFVDTAVEQFGGLDIIVNNAGYTWDGVVQKMSDEQWDAILDVHLKAPFQILRAAQPVISAAAKREKEAGTPVTRKVVNISSLAGLYGNAGQANYSAGKAGILGLTKAMAKEWGRYRVTVNAVAFGLIKTRLTESAADGDATIDIQGREIKVGVNPMILQAAQHMAPLGRLGTPGEAAGAVYLLCLPESDYVTGEVLACSGGLVG
- a CDS encoding crotonase/enoyl-CoA hydratase family protein, translating into MTVDSSSTDRVLVRKKGPVTIVSINRPEVRNAVNRATAEDLAAAFREFDRDPDAAVAILTGEGGTFCAGADLKAVAAGDPNRFASDGDAPMGVSRMRLSKPVIAALSGHAVAGGLELALWADLRVADENTVLGVFCRRWGVPLIDGGTVRLPRVIGLGHAMDLILTGRPVSAHEAQGMGLVNRVAPAGRSLATAVQLAEQLAAFPQTCMRQDRLSALEQEGLGETEALANEYEHGVVSISTDTLAGATRFAGGAGRHGSFTDLGNPEDAPERSTQS